Proteins encoded together in one Phalacrocorax aristotelis chromosome 7, bGulAri2.1, whole genome shotgun sequence window:
- the CRYGS gene encoding gamma-crystallin S: protein MCWGVRNLPAFLPLLVFQVAFYEDKNFLGRCYECDSDCPNFHTYLSRCNSIRVDGGTWAAYERPNFSGNMYVLTHGEYPDYHHWMGLNDRLGSCKAVQIPSGGRGHIQVFEKGDFGGQMFEATEDCPSVMEEWHMREVHACRVLEGVWVFYEHPNYRGRQYLLLKGEYRKPVEWGAANPAVQSFRSIAE, encoded by the exons ATGTGCTGGGGGGTGAGGAACctccctgctttccttcctctgcttgtGTTTCAGGTCGCCTTCTACGAAGACAAGAATTTCTTAGGCCGTTGCTATGAATGCGACAGCGACTGCCCCAATTTTCACACCTACCTGAGCCGCTGCAACTCCATCCGGGTGGATGGAGGCACCTGGGCAGCCTATGAGAGGCCGAACTTTTCTGGGAACATGTATGTTCTGACGCATGGGGAGTATCCTGACTACCACCACTGGATGGGCCTCAACGACCGCCTTGGCTCCTGCAAAGCTGTCCAGATA CCAAGTGGAGGCCGGGGCCACATCCAGGTATTTGAGAAGGGAGATTTTGGCGGGCAGATGTTCGAAGCCACCGAAGACTGCCCTTCCGTCATGGAGGAGTGGCACATGCGTGAGGTCCACGCCTGCAGAGTGCTGGAGGGCGTCTGGGTTTTCTACGAGCATCCCAACTATCGGGGCAGGCAGTACCTGCTGCTCAAGGGGGAGTACCGCAAACCCGTGGAGTGGGGAGCAGCGAACCCCGCTGTCCAGTCCTTCCGCAGCATTGCCGAGTAA